A stretch of the Mycobacteroides immunogenum genome encodes the following:
- a CDS encoding metal ABC transporter permease encodes MNNFFDLSLTADLLGRDFVQQAILAAALLGLLAGLIGPFVVMRQMSFAVHGSSELSLTGAAAALLAGANVGTGALLGSVVAAILFGVLGQRTKDRDSSIGVVMAFGLGLAVLFIHLYPGRTGTNFALLTGQIVGVGYSGLLMLVVVSIVVGAVLAFTYRPMLFATVDPDVAEARGVPVRALGIVFAALVGLTAAQGVQIVGALLVMSLLITPAAAAARITSSPARAIALSIVFAEVAAIGGIVLSLAPGVPISVFVTMIAVGIYLLCRLIGRYRHA; translated from the coding sequence ATGAATAACTTCTTCGACCTCTCCCTCACCGCCGATCTTTTGGGGCGCGACTTCGTGCAGCAGGCCATTCTGGCCGCCGCTCTGCTCGGACTGCTGGCGGGGCTCATCGGGCCGTTCGTGGTCATGCGGCAGATGTCCTTCGCCGTCCACGGGTCCAGCGAGCTGTCCTTGACGGGTGCGGCCGCCGCATTGCTGGCTGGGGCCAATGTCGGCACCGGCGCGCTCCTCGGGAGTGTGGTGGCGGCAATACTTTTCGGTGTTCTCGGACAGCGGACCAAGGATCGCGATTCTTCGATCGGTGTGGTCATGGCGTTCGGGCTGGGCCTGGCGGTGTTGTTCATTCACCTGTATCCAGGGCGCACCGGCACCAACTTCGCACTGCTCACCGGGCAGATCGTGGGCGTCGGATACAGCGGGCTGCTGATGTTGGTGGTGGTGAGCATCGTGGTCGGCGCGGTGCTGGCCTTCACCTACCGGCCGATGCTGTTCGCCACCGTCGATCCGGATGTCGCCGAGGCACGTGGAGTCCCGGTGCGGGCCTTGGGGATTGTCTTCGCCGCCCTCGTCGGCCTCACCGCGGCACAGGGCGTGCAAATCGTGGGCGCCCTGCTGGTGATGTCGCTACTCATCACACCGGCTGCCGCCGCGGCCCGCATCACGTCGTCTCCGGCCCGCGCCATCGCACTATCGATCGTCTTCGCCGAGGTCGCCGCCATCGGCGGCATTGTGCTGTCGCTGGCTCCGGGGGTGCCGATCTCGGTGTTCGTGACCATGATCGCCGTCGGGATCTACCTGCTCTGCCGCCTGATCGGCCGGTATCGGCACGCTTAG
- a CDS encoding glycerophosphodiester phosphodiesterase family protein has product MKRVAAVLAATLALASCGDKEPASFDLQAHRGGRGETTEESLRAFTKALELGVSTLELDIVISKDRKPMVWHDPVIDPAKCSDTAPVVPGDAQFPYVGKLVKDLTSEQLHTLDCGKMLKDFPQAEVVKNDKIALLSDVFALADTYHAAVRYNIETKVEAAEPQKSAEPQVFVDIILDTIRAAGKLDKVEIQSFDWRTLPMTKRAEPNIPLVALWDETTWYPGSPWLGGVDPAVVPDPIDGAKQIGATILSPGYTVPYGGKAGDPGFALVADKKFIDKAHGLGLKVIPWTINDAETMKAQIDAGADGIISDYPTTLRRVMAEKGLPLPPAYHR; this is encoded by the coding sequence ATGAAGCGCGTAGCTGCGGTCCTCGCCGCCACCCTGGCCCTGGCCTCCTGCGGCGATAAGGAGCCGGCATCCTTCGACCTACAGGCACATCGCGGTGGACGCGGCGAGACCACCGAAGAATCCTTGCGTGCCTTTACCAAAGCGCTTGAGCTGGGGGTCAGCACCCTCGAACTCGACATCGTCATCTCCAAGGATCGCAAGCCGATGGTCTGGCACGATCCGGTGATCGATCCCGCGAAATGCTCTGATACGGCCCCGGTGGTGCCCGGTGACGCACAGTTCCCGTACGTCGGAAAGCTGGTGAAAGACCTGACCTCCGAGCAGTTGCACACCCTGGACTGCGGCAAGATGCTCAAGGACTTCCCGCAAGCCGAGGTGGTCAAGAACGACAAGATCGCTTTGTTGTCAGACGTTTTCGCCCTCGCCGACACCTATCACGCTGCGGTGCGCTACAACATCGAGACCAAGGTGGAGGCCGCCGAACCCCAGAAATCGGCGGAACCGCAGGTGTTCGTCGACATCATCCTCGACACGATCCGCGCGGCGGGCAAGCTCGACAAGGTGGAAATTCAGAGCTTTGACTGGCGCACGCTGCCGATGACCAAACGGGCCGAGCCGAACATCCCCCTGGTGGCGCTGTGGGACGAAACCACGTGGTACCCAGGCTCTCCGTGGCTGGGCGGGGTGGACCCCGCGGTGGTACCGGATCCGATTGACGGGGCCAAGCAGATCGGCGCCACCATCTTGTCGCCCGGTTACACCGTGCCGTATGGAGGCAAGGCCGGTGATCCCGGTTTCGCCTTGGTGGCCGACAAGAAATTTATCGACAAGGCACACGGTCTGGGGCTCAAGGTCATTCCCTGGACCATCAACGATGCCGAGACCATGAAGGCACAGATCGATGCCGGTGCCGACGGGATCATCAGCGACTACCCGACCACTCTACGGAGGGTGATGGCCGAGAAGGGCCTGCCGTTGCCACCGGCGTATCACCGTTAG
- a CDS encoding LamB/YcsF family protein: MARIDLNADLGEGFGAWRLGDDEAMLDLVTSANLACGFHAGDPATLHRTCHAAAARDIRIGAQVGYRDLAGFGRRFIDIAAEDLYADVAYQIGALDALARIAGSSVTYVKPHGALYNTIIQHEAQADAVARAVRDVNADLPVLTLPRGVFGDRARELGLRVVTEAFADRAYREDGTLVPRGEPGAVLHDPAVVAARIPALSRTAESICVHGDSPGAVTLARAVRDALAANDIELAPFV, from the coding sequence GTGGCACGCATCGACCTCAATGCCGACCTGGGTGAGGGTTTCGGTGCCTGGCGCCTCGGCGACGACGAGGCCATGCTCGACCTCGTCACCAGCGCCAACCTCGCCTGTGGCTTCCACGCGGGCGATCCGGCGACACTGCACCGCACCTGCCATGCCGCGGCCGCGCGGGATATCCGCATCGGCGCGCAGGTGGGCTACCGCGATCTCGCCGGATTCGGCCGCCGATTCATCGATATCGCGGCAGAGGATTTGTATGCCGACGTGGCGTATCAGATCGGTGCGCTTGACGCGCTCGCCCGCATCGCCGGATCATCGGTGACCTATGTGAAACCACATGGCGCGCTCTACAACACGATCATCCAGCACGAAGCACAGGCAGATGCGGTGGCGCGTGCGGTGCGCGACGTGAACGCCGATTTGCCGGTACTGACCCTGCCCCGGGGTGTCTTCGGGGACCGTGCACGTGAATTGGGCCTGCGCGTGGTTACCGAGGCCTTCGCGGACCGTGCCTACCGCGAGGACGGCACATTGGTGCCGCGCGGCGAACCCGGCGCGGTGCTGCACGATCCCGCCGTGGTGGCAGCGCGCATTCCCGCCCTCAGCCGCACCGCCGAATCGATATGTGTGCATGGTGATTCACCGGGTGCGGTCACGCTAGCGCGGGCCGTCCGCGATGCGTTGGCCGCCAATGACATCGAACTGGCCCCGTTCGTCTAA
- a CDS encoding metal ABC transporter ATP-binding protein, with protein sequence MSAATLRDASMNRGGRTLWQDLDLTVEPGEFIAVLGPNGSGKTSLLRLLLGQVPLTRGTMTVTDDLGYVPQHRLADNALILRAEDLVGLGIDGHRWGLAAINRTRRARHREAVALALEQVDASHLATKAVSSLSGGELQRVRIAQALAGDPALLLCDEPLLNLDPASAQQICALIDKRRRSAQTAVLFVTHEINPILPYADRILYLVDGRFQIGTVDEVMTTETLSELYRAQIDVVKVRGQYVVVGEDRQITEECAEHAHE encoded by the coding sequence ATGAGTGCCGCGACGCTGCGCGATGCATCGATGAATCGCGGTGGACGCACCCTTTGGCAGGACCTGGACCTCACCGTGGAACCGGGCGAATTCATCGCCGTATTGGGCCCCAACGGTTCCGGAAAAACCTCGCTACTGCGTCTACTGCTGGGCCAGGTGCCACTGACCCGGGGCACCATGACCGTGACCGACGACCTCGGATACGTGCCTCAACACCGTCTTGCCGACAACGCACTGATCTTGCGCGCAGAAGACCTCGTGGGCCTCGGAATCGACGGACATCGTTGGGGTTTGGCGGCGATCAACCGCACCCGCCGGGCACGCCATCGCGAGGCAGTCGCCCTCGCGCTGGAGCAGGTGGACGCGAGCCATCTGGCAACCAAGGCTGTTTCGTCACTGTCCGGTGGCGAACTGCAGCGGGTGCGTATCGCGCAGGCACTTGCCGGCGACCCCGCGCTGCTGCTCTGCGACGAGCCGCTCCTGAACTTGGATCCGGCAAGCGCACAGCAGATTTGCGCTCTGATTGACAAGCGGCGGCGCAGCGCGCAGACAGCCGTGCTATTCGTGACGCACGAGATCAATCCGATCCTGCCGTACGCGGACCGGATCCTGTACCTGGTGGACGGGCGCTTCCAGATCGGCACCGTCGACGAGGTGATGACAACGGAGACACTGTCGGAGCTGTACCGCGCCCAGATCGACGTGGTCAAGGTGCGCGGGCAGTACGTGGTGGTCGGCGAAGACCGGCAGATCACCGAAGAATGTGCCGAGCACGCCCATGAATAA
- a CDS encoding metal ABC transporter solute-binding protein, Zn/Mn family — protein sequence MPTRVAFLAVAMATAGALALAGCGQPHQQTGEPTIVASTDAWASVAQAVAGDHAKVSALVSGANTDPHSFEVTPAAAAQVQDATLVVYNGDGYDPFIDKLLKDGEPRVNAYQLLPTDSADKNEHVFYSLRTAQQVANNVADDLSKSDPDNADSYRTNAKQFEQQLDSIASRQKDIADKYRGKAILATEPVASHLVSNCGLVDATPHDFAEAAEQGRDPSPADVATALDLISTKQVAALLFNPQTAGSVTNRIKQAAESHGVPVVTVTETLPEGTDYITWQRRTTEQLAAALG from the coding sequence ATGCCCACTCGCGTGGCTTTTTTGGCTGTGGCGATGGCAACCGCCGGAGCGCTCGCACTGGCGGGCTGCGGCCAGCCCCACCAGCAGACCGGTGAGCCCACGATCGTGGCCTCCACGGACGCGTGGGCCTCGGTGGCCCAGGCCGTTGCCGGGGATCATGCCAAGGTGAGTGCGCTGGTCAGCGGCGCCAACACCGACCCGCATTCCTTCGAAGTGACGCCCGCGGCGGCCGCTCAGGTCCAAGACGCCACCCTGGTTGTCTACAACGGAGACGGATACGACCCATTCATCGACAAGCTGCTCAAGGATGGCGAGCCGCGGGTCAACGCCTACCAGCTTCTTCCCACCGACTCCGCCGACAAGAACGAGCACGTGTTCTACAGCCTGCGCACCGCTCAACAGGTGGCCAACAACGTCGCGGACGACCTTTCCAAGTCCGACCCGGACAATGCCGATTCCTACCGTACGAACGCGAAACAGTTTGAACAGCAGCTTGATTCAATCGCCAGCCGGCAAAAAGACATCGCCGACAAGTATCGGGGCAAGGCGATTCTGGCGACCGAACCTGTGGCCAGCCATCTGGTCTCCAATTGCGGGCTGGTGGACGCCACCCCGCACGACTTCGCCGAGGCAGCCGAGCAAGGGCGGGACCCTTCCCCCGCGGATGTTGCCACCGCGTTGGATCTGATCAGTACCAAACAGGTTGCGGCCCTTCTATTCAACCCACAAACTGCGGGATCGGTCACCAATCGGATCAAGCAGGCCGCCGAATCTCACGGTGTCCCGGTGGTGACGGTGACCGAAACCCTGCCCGAAGGAACCGACTACATCACCTGGCAACGACGTACCACCGAGCAGCTCGCCGCGGCCCTGGGATGA